One genomic window of Paenibacillus xylanilyticus includes the following:
- the ruvA gene encoding Holliday junction branch migration protein RuvA: MIDFLRGQFVHVENDYIVLDVHGVGYRVFCPNPFAFAKQEGEITVYTHHHVREDAMLLFGFVTREEQRLFRKLIEVSGIGPKVALGILAGGTPDHVVTAIYQENLTFLTKLPGIGKKTAQRMILDLKDKLDGFGAAAYATGLFAPPSEEAGSGSAWDEARDGLKALGYTDGELDKVWLKLKKDVTSADSVDVLMKRALQMLFTG; encoded by the coding sequence ATGATTGATTTTCTAAGAGGACAGTTCGTACATGTAGAGAATGACTATATTGTGCTGGATGTTCATGGCGTGGGATACCGTGTGTTTTGTCCAAATCCGTTTGCGTTTGCGAAGCAGGAAGGCGAGATCACAGTGTATACCCATCATCATGTGCGCGAAGACGCGATGCTGCTGTTTGGATTTGTTACACGGGAAGAACAGCGCTTGTTCCGCAAATTGATTGAAGTATCTGGTATCGGACCAAAGGTGGCACTGGGGATTTTGGCCGGTGGTACGCCAGACCATGTCGTTACAGCGATCTACCAGGAGAACCTGACGTTCCTGACGAAGTTGCCGGGTATCGGCAAAAAGACAGCACAGCGCATGATTTTGGATCTGAAAGACAAGCTGGACGGGTTTGGAGCGGCGGCTTATGCTACAGGTTTGTTTGCCCCACCTTCTGAAGAAGCGGGAAGCGGTTCGGCCTGGGATGAGGCTCGTGACGGTTTGAAGGCTCTAGGTTATACAGACGGTGAGCTCGATAAAGTGTGGCTGAAATTGAAAAAGGATGTTACATCGGCTGATTCTGTTGATGTGTTGATGAAACGTGCGCTGCAAATGCTGTTTACCGGATAG